In Fragaria vesca subsp. vesca unplaced genomic scaffold, FraVesHawaii_1.0 scf0513160_u, whole genome shotgun sequence, a single window of DNA contains:
- the LOC101310859 gene encoding kiwellin-like, with protein sequence MASFKLLVSLSLVLAITSLPLPSSAQTCNPSGTLVCKGKSYPKYTCSPPVTAKTEALLTLNDFSEGGDGGGPSYCDGKYHSNSEKVVALSTGWFDNKSRCGKMIRITARNGKTTTAKVVDECDSRAGCDKEHAGQPPCRNNIVDGSAAVWKALGLDQDEGVVPVTWSMA encoded by the coding sequence ATGGCAAGTTTTAAGTTGTTGGTTTCTCTATCCCTCGTCTTGGCTATCACCTCCCTTCCACTCCCATCAAGTGCGCAAACTTGTAATCCCTCCGGAACTCTGGTTTGCAAGGGAAAGTCGTACCCTAAATATACATGCTCGCCGCCTGTAACAGCAAAAACCGAAGCCTTGCTCACACTCAACGATTTCAGCGAAGGCGGTGACGGGGGAGGACCGTCATATTGTGACGGAAAATACCATTCAAACAGTGAGAAGGTTGTGGCACTTTCCACCGGGTGGTTTGATAATAAATCGAGATGTGGGAAGATGATCAGAATTACGGCAAGAAATGGAAAGACTACGACTGCAAAAGTTGTGGACGAATGCGATTCGCGTGCTGGGTGTGATAAAGAGCATGCAGGTCAGCCGCCGTGTAGGAACAATATCGTAGATGGGTCTGCAGCTGTGTGGAAAGCTTTGGGACTTGATCAAGATGAAGGTGTTGTTCCGGTGACTTGGTCCATGGCATAG
- the LOC101308928 gene encoding oxysterol-binding protein-related protein 1D-like, with the protein MNPLCCIAPVSIDRDQADPVAAKQQSGHYQLGLDAAVPIRNVSYGGYSAQVSSAGTESDRASAAQHHDADDSAFCEPRDSKVFGGGGGVAGILYKWVNYGKGWRSRWFLLEDGVLSYYKVHGPDKILMSPAREKGVAVIGEESLRYMKKANWNRNRLGLPARRTCKPFGKVHLKVSSIRASKSDDKRLSIFTGTKTLHLRCLSREGRAAWIEALLAAKDLFPRVLSSNDLVPSEDVVVSTEKLRLRLAQEGVGEPVIKDCESIMLSEVSELQNQLKALQCKHVMLLDTLRQLETEKIELETTVVDETKERDSYCVQGNRRHSDFYSVMSEGSASDSEAENESHDGGDVETDEDEGTYFDTYDILSSDALRSASYRSREGLDGLGNGGGDSLFSDRLHGVQEIMIVKYPSVKRRDNLPEPKEKEKPIGLWSIIKDNIGKDLSGVCLPVYFNEPLSSLQKCFEDLEYSYLVDRALEWGKQGNDLMRILHVAAFAVSGYASTEGRQCKPFNPLLGETYEADYPDKGLSFFSEKVSHHPMIVACHCQGRNWKFWADSNLKGKFWGRSIQLDPVGLLNLQFEDGETFQWSKVTTSIYNIILGKLYCDHYGTMRIKGSGNYSCKLKFKEQSIIDRNPHQVHGFVQDNRTGEKVAMLMGKWDEAMYYVLGDPTTKPKGYDPMTEAVLLWERENYVTKTRYNFSPFAISLNEMTPGLLEKLPPTDSRLRPDQRHLENGEYELANAEKLRLEQLQRQARRLQETGWQPRWFQRDQDGCYNYMGGYWEAREKNNWDGIPDIFGQSSDITDMPSTSFEE; encoded by the exons ATGAACCCGCTGTGCTGCATTGCGCCGGTCTCGATCGATCGGGACCAGGCCGACCCCGTCGCGGCGAAGCAGCAGTCCGGTCACTACCAGCTCGGCCTCGACGCCGCGGTTCCGATTCGGAACGTCAGCTACGGCGGCTACTCGGCGCAGGTCTCGTCGGCGGGGACCGAATCGGACAGAGCCTCGGCGGCGCAACACCACGACGCGGACGACTCGGCGTTCTGCGAGCCGAGGGATTCGAAGGTGTTCGGAGGAGGCGGCGGCGTCGCCGGGATTCTGTACAAGTGGGTGAACTACGGCAAGGGGTGGAGGTCGCGGTGGTTTCTGCTCGAAGACGGCGTGCTTTCGTATTACAAGGTTCATGGACCGGACAAGATTCTGATGAGTCCGGCGAGAGAGAAAGGCGTGGCGGTGATCGGAGAGGAGTCGTTGAGGTATATGAAGAAGGCTAATTGGAATCGGAATCGGCTTGGTCTGCCGGCGAGGAGGACCTGCAAGCCTTTCGGCAAAGTGCATTTGAAG GTCTCTTCAATTCGTGCCAGCAAATCAGATGATAAACGGCTTTCCATATTCACAGGAACTAAAACTCTTCACTTGCGTTGTTTATCTAGAGAGGGCAGAGCTGCATGGATCGAGGCATTGCTGGCTGCTAAAGATCTTTTCCCCAGAGTGCTGTCGAGCAATGATTTGGTGCCGTCAGAAGATGTAGTTGTTTCAACAGAGAAGTTACGATTAAGATTAGCACAGGAGGGAGTTGGTGAGCCAGTGATTAAAGACTGCGAGTCGATTATGCTTTCAGAAGTCTCAGAGCTGCAAAACCAGTTGAAGGCTCTTCAGTGTAAACATGTCATGTTGTTAGACACATTGAGACAATTGGAG ACAGAGAAAATAGAGCTGGAAACTACAGTAGTAGACGAAACAAAGGAGCGTGACTCGTACTGCGTTCAGGGCAACAGGAGGCATAGTG ATTTTTACTCTGTCATGTCAGAGGGCAGTGCAAGTGATTCTGAAGCAGAAAATGAAAGTCACGATGGAGGAGATGTTGAaacagatgaagatgaaggaacATACTTTGATACTTACGATATTCTGTCTTCAGATGCTTTAAGAAGTGCCTCTTATAGGAGTAGAGAAGGTCT GGATGGCTTGGGAAATGGTGGTGGagattctctcttttctgatCGATTGCATGGAGTTCAGGAGATCATGATAGTTAAATATCCATCTGTGAAAAGGAGAGATAATTTGCCAGAAccaaaggagaaagaaaagccTATTGGCTTGTGGTCAATTATCAAAGATAATATTGGAAAGGACTTGTCTGGAGTTTGTCTTCCTGTTTATTTTAATGAACCACTCTCTTCATTGCAAAAGTGCTTTGAAGATCTGGAGTATTCCTACTTGGTAGATCGAGCATTGGAATGGGGAAAGCAG GGGAATGACTTGATGAGAATTCTCCATGTTGCAGCTTTTGCTGTATCTGGTTATGCGTCAACAGAAGGCCGGCAGTGCAAACCCTTCAATCCTCTCCTGGGGGAGACCTATGAGGCTGATTACCCGGATAAAGGACTtagtttcttttctgaaaaG GTGAGTCATCATCCAATGATAGTTGCATGTCACTGTCAAGgaagaaattggaaattttgggCAGACTCCAACCTTAAAGGCAAGTTCTGGGGGCGTTCTATTCAGCTTGATCCTGTGGGGCTGCTCAACTTGCAGTTTGAGGATGGCGAAACATTTCAGTGGAGCAAGGTCACTACTTCGATATACAATATCATACTAGGGAAGTTATATTGTGACCACTATGGAACCATGCGAATCAAGGGCAGTGGAAATTACTCATGTAAGCTAAAGTTCAAGGAGCAGTCTATCATAGACCGAAACCCACATCAG GTTCATGGATTTGTTCAAGACAATAGAACTGGAGAGAAAGTAGCAATGTTAATGGGGAAGTGGGATGAAGCAATGTACTACGTTCTAGGAGATCCAACTACAAAACCAAAGGGTTACGATCCAATGACAGAGGCTGTGCTGCTCTGGGAAAGGGAAAACTATGTTACCAAGACAAGATATAATTTCTCTCCTTTCGCAATATCCCTGAATGAGATGACACCTGGACTATTGGAGAAATTGCCTCCAACAGACTCGAGGCTGAGGCCAGATCAAAGACAtttggaaaatggtgaataCGAATTGGCAAATGCAGAAAAACTAAGACTTGAACAGCTACAGAGACAG GCGAGGAGGTTGCAAGAGACGGGCTGGCAGCCAAGATGGTTTCAAAGAGATCAGGATGGTTGTTATAATTACATGGGTGGGTATTGGGAAGCCAGGGAGAAGAACAATTGGGATGGAATTCCTGATATTTTTGGCCAGAGTAGTGATATCACTGATATGCCTTCAACTTCTTTTGAAGAGTAA